A single Desulfovibrio piger DNA region contains:
- a CDS encoding asparaginase, with protein MSKVVIITTGGTIAMQHDSLTGAAVPAVSGADLVRAIPGLGSVCDLEVREFDNLPSPAITPDHMFRLAVMVRQYLARDDVSGVVITHGTDSLEESAYFLDLSLEGHKPVCFTAAMRSGDELSPDGPRNILAAVRVAAARPARHMGSLVVMNEQIHAAREVTKTHAANVATFQSPWWGPLGVVDGDRVIFRRAQLGRQTFLPHSLCKKVDLIKLVTGSDAAYLDFAVSRGVDGIVVESFGRGNVPPHVIPGIARALEKGVIVVNATRTGGRVLDEYGYEGGMLQQHRMGVIMAGELSAAKARLKLLLILSQYGPDGRPDPAEVARYFEHSM; from the coding sequence ATGTCAAAAGTCGTCATCATCACCACCGGCGGCACCATCGCCATGCAGCATGACAGCCTGACCGGCGCGGCCGTGCCCGCTGTCAGCGGCGCGGACCTCGTCCGGGCCATCCCCGGCCTGGGCAGCGTCTGCGATCTGGAAGTGCGCGAGTTCGACAACCTGCCGAGCCCGGCCATCACCCCCGACCATATGTTCCGCCTGGCGGTCATGGTCCGGCAGTATCTGGCCAGGGACGACGTCAGCGGCGTCGTCATCACCCACGGTACGGACAGTCTGGAAGAAAGCGCCTATTTCCTCGACCTTTCCCTGGAAGGCCACAAGCCTGTCTGTTTCACGGCGGCCATGCGCTCCGGTGACGAACTCAGCCCCGACGGGCCGCGCAACATCCTGGCGGCCGTGCGTGTGGCGGCCGCCCGCCCGGCCCGCCACATGGGCAGCCTTGTGGTCATGAACGAACAGATACACGCCGCCCGCGAAGTCACCAAGACCCACGCCGCCAATGTGGCCACCTTCCAGTCCCCCTGGTGGGGCCCCCTGGGCGTGGTGGACGGCGACAGGGTCATCTTCCGCAGGGCCCAGCTGGGCCGGCAGACCTTTTTGCCCCACAGCCTGTGCAAAAAAGTCGACCTCATCAAACTGGTCACCGGCTCTGACGCGGCCTACCTGGACTTTGCCGTCTCGCGCGGTGTGGACGGCATCGTGGTGGAAAGCTTCGGCCGCGGCAACGTGCCCCCCCATGTGATACCCGGCATCGCGCGCGCCCTGGAAAAAGGGGTCATCGTGGTCAACGCCACCCGCACGGGCGGCCGCGTGCTGGACGAATACGGCTACGAGGGCGGCATGCTGCAACAGCACAGGATGGGGGTCATCATGGCCGGGGAACTGAGCGCCGCCAAGGCCCGCCTCAAACTGCTGCTCATCCTCAGCCAGTACGGCCCCGACGGCCGTCCCGATCCCGCGGAAGTGGCCCGGTACTTCGAGCACAGCATGTGA
- a CDS encoding alcohol dehydrogenase — protein MAETMHALVYHGTNDLRLEERPLPQLRDPRDAIVKVELSSICASDLHIRNGAVPRALPGTVLGHEFVGEVVATGREVRKVRPGQRVAANVETFCGTCWFCRRGYVNNCRHGGWELGCRIDGCQTEYVRVPFADNGLDPIPDALSYQDVLLVGDVLASGYFGAELAAIRPGDSVAVLGAGPVGLCAMQCARLFGPAQVIAVDILPGRLHLAQERGYADLTLDAAADDVEARILEATGGLGADAVIECAGGRDTFQTAWKVARPNATVAVVAMYEEAQSLPLHLMYGKNLTFRTGGVDATHSAELIRLIERGRIDTNPLITHSLPLNKILEGYRIFEQRQDDCIKCAITPWKR, from the coding sequence ATGGCTGAAACCATGCATGCACTGGTCTATCACGGCACCAACGACCTGCGGCTGGAGGAGCGCCCCCTGCCGCAGCTGCGGGATCCGCGTGACGCCATCGTCAAAGTGGAACTTTCCAGCATCTGCGCCAGTGACCTGCATATCCGCAACGGCGCGGTGCCCCGTGCCCTGCCCGGCACGGTGCTGGGGCACGAATTCGTGGGCGAAGTGGTGGCAACGGGCCGCGAGGTGCGCAAGGTGCGCCCCGGCCAGCGGGTGGCCGCCAATGTGGAGACCTTTTGCGGCACCTGCTGGTTCTGCCGCCGGGGCTACGTCAACAACTGCCGCCACGGCGGCTGGGAGCTGGGCTGCCGCATCGACGGCTGCCAGACCGAATACGTGCGCGTGCCCTTTGCGGACAACGGCCTCGACCCCATCCCTGATGCCCTGTCCTATCAGGACGTGCTGCTGGTGGGCGACGTGCTGGCCAGCGGTTATTTCGGCGCGGAACTGGCCGCCATCCGCCCCGGCGACAGCGTGGCCGTGCTGGGGGCCGGGCCTGTGGGCCTGTGCGCCATGCAGTGCGCGCGCCTGTTCGGTCCCGCGCAGGTCATCGCCGTGGACATCCTGCCCGGCCGTCTGCACCTGGCGCAGGAGCGCGGTTATGCCGACCTGACGCTCGACGCCGCCGCGGACGACGTGGAGGCGCGCATCCTTGAGGCCACCGGCGGACTGGGCGCCGATGCGGTCATCGAATGCGCGGGCGGGCGCGATACCTTCCAGACCGCCTGGAAAGTGGCCCGGCCCAATGCCACCGTGGCCGTGGTGGCCATGTATGAGGAAGCGCAGAGCCTGCCCCTGCACCTGATGTACGGCAAGAACCTGACCTTCCGTACCGGCGGCGTGGACGCCACCCACAGCGCGGAGCTGATCCGCCTCATCGAGCGCGGCCGCATCGACACCAATCCGCTCATCACCCACAGCCTGCCCCTGAACAAGATCCTGGAAGGCTACCGTATTTTCGAGCAGCGGCAGGACGACTGCATCAAGTGCGCCATCACGCCCTGGAAGCGCTGA
- a CDS encoding 4Fe-4S binding protein has product MERITRADAAPPDHPQTGKWKGRAALAGASLAFVLGAAHFYRGGQHGLVLVCLAWAGLLWRPAAWLRRSAAVLLAGLAAEWGMTTLALARWRLQLGQDWLRMVCILGAVAALTLLAAAALRSRPCRSTEAPGPRAQALACLLVSALLLLLDGLRPDLLLLHRLVPGWGAGQALLAGLWAGLVYGWLADRRRAPVWRRRIWLLFSCVFFAQLLAGLFLHSLFLLQGVPHLPVPGLILSGPLYRGGGSLFMPGLFAVSLLLAGSAWCSHLCYLGVWDARAADAGPRSGRGVPAVWRKVRWVLLAMSLLLPPGLRLAGLPWPWALVLALALGLALLPCALRLNRRLGIPVYCCGICPLGLTANLLGRLSPWRLRRNGRCTGCGACARACRYGALRLDGPGTVSGPDWRCTLCRDCLSVCRHGALEIRCCGQGGAGVEQALLCSLSVLHTLFLFMGRV; this is encoded by the coding sequence ATGGAAAGGATCACGCGGGCGGACGCAGCTCCCCCGGATCATCCCCAAACGGGAAAGTGGAAGGGCCGCGCGGCGCTGGCAGGGGCCTCGCTGGCCTTCGTGCTGGGGGCAGCCCATTTTTACCGCGGCGGGCAGCATGGCCTTGTGCTTGTCTGTCTGGCCTGGGCCGGGCTGCTCTGGCGACCGGCGGCCTGGCTGCGGCGCAGTGCCGCGGTCTTGCTTGCGGGACTGGCCGCGGAATGGGGCATGACGACGCTGGCCCTGGCCCGCTGGCGTCTGCAACTGGGGCAGGACTGGCTGAGGATGGTCTGCATACTGGGCGCTGTGGCCGCGCTGACCCTGCTGGCGGCCGCCGCCCTGCGCAGCCGTCCCTGCCGCAGCACCGAGGCTCCCGGTCCCCGGGCCCAGGCACTGGCCTGCCTGCTGGTCTCGGCCCTGCTGTTGCTGCTGGACGGGCTGCGCCCTGATCTTTTGCTGCTGCACCGGCTCGTGCCGGGCTGGGGAGCGGGGCAGGCCCTGCTGGCCGGTCTGTGGGCGGGCCTGGTCTATGGCTGGCTTGCGGACAGGCGGCGGGCCCCGGTATGGCGGCGGCGCATCTGGCTGCTGTTTTCCTGCGTGTTTTTCGCACAGCTGCTGGCGGGCCTTTTCCTGCACAGCCTGTTCCTTTTGCAGGGCGTGCCGCACCTGCCCGTGCCGGGGCTCATCCTCTCCGGCCCGCTGTACCGGGGCGGGGGCTCGCTCTTCATGCCCGGGCTGTTCGCGGTCTCGCTGCTGCTGGCGGGCAGCGCGTGGTGCAGCCATCTGTGCTATCTGGGGGTCTGGGACGCCCGGGCGGCGGATGCCGGGCCCCGCAGCGGCCGGGGCGTGCCCGCGGTCTGGCGCAAGGTCCGCTGGGTCCTGCTGGCCATGAGCCTGCTCCTGCCCCCGGGGCTGCGCCTTGCCGGGCTGCCGTGGCCCTGGGCGCTGGTCCTTGCCCTGGCGCTGGGGCTGGCCCTGCTGCCCTGTGCCCTCCGGCTGAACCGGCGTCTGGGCATCCCCGTGTACTGTTGCGGCATCTGTCCGCTGGGGCTGACGGCCAACCTGCTGGGGCGCCTGTCTCCGTGGCGTCTGCGCCGGAACGGGCGCTGCACGGGATGCGGGGCCTGCGCGCGGGCCTGCCGTTACGGGGCCCTGCGTCTGGACGGCCCCGGCACGGTCTCCGGGCCGGACTGGCGCTGCACCCTGTGCCGGGACTGCCTGTCCGTCTGCCGTCACGGGGCCCTGGAGATCCGGTGCTGCGGACAGGGCGGGGCGGGGGTGGAACAGGCGCTGCTCTGTTCGCTGAGTGTCCTGCACACGCTCTTCCTCTTCATGGGGCGTGTCTGA
- a CDS encoding sodium:solute symporter family protein has product MLADVLIWGGYIALFIWLSRKGSGHDVMVSGRVGFGIQAFAYVATYISAVALVGFGGLAYAYGMQMLLVAAGNVWLGTWIVYRYLAWPTRLCQRNLQARTPVQLLANGHRSPLLGRCLALVFAVFLGVYASAVIKGAALLLAQIMPVPVWLLVWIVALLVAAAIYMGGLRGVLYTEAMQGFVMLVGICMLTVAVFDKVGGPLEGMARLAELAPTATANTGFVSLADGGQGWFIISLVIVTSVAVWAQPQMIQRHFALNSARQVNRITPLAMLVLTVLVGGAYYVASLARLFMPEVASPDDVMPALVKMLLPDIGLQLFVLAIVSASLSTATAIFHIAVAAIAEDLPGRKTSRGMWVAGIVFCVLLSGGCAQIKGQIIAMLCTTSWSIVGSTVLVAYVALVRFGKRSGLAAWCSCCAGFVSCMLWYLMTHPQFAILPMPWPSLATVPPFFVGFAFSLAGWGLGWALDGEGRRNSSFWPAGMKPGM; this is encoded by the coding sequence ATGCTGGCCGATGTCCTCATCTGGGGCGGCTACATCGCCCTGTTCATCTGGCTGTCCCGCAAGGGCAGCGGGCACGATGTCATGGTTTCGGGCCGCGTGGGTTTCGGCATCCAGGCCTTTGCCTATGTGGCCACCTATATCTCCGCCGTGGCCCTGGTGGGCTTTGGCGGGCTGGCCTATGCCTACGGCATGCAGATGCTGCTGGTGGCCGCCGGCAACGTCTGGCTGGGGACATGGATCGTCTACCGCTATCTGGCCTGGCCCACCCGCCTGTGCCAGCGCAACCTGCAGGCCCGCACTCCGGTGCAGCTGCTGGCCAACGGCCACCGCAGCCCCCTGCTGGGGCGCTGCCTGGCCCTGGTCTTTGCCGTGTTCCTGGGCGTCTATGCCTCGGCCGTCATCAAGGGCGCGGCCCTGCTGCTGGCCCAGATCATGCCCGTGCCCGTCTGGCTGCTGGTCTGGATCGTGGCCCTGCTGGTGGCGGCGGCCATCTATATGGGCGGCCTGCGCGGCGTGCTCTATACCGAGGCCATGCAGGGCTTCGTCATGCTGGTGGGCATCTGCATGCTGACCGTGGCCGTGTTCGACAAGGTGGGCGGCCCGCTGGAGGGCATGGCCCGGCTGGCGGAGCTGGCGCCCACCGCAACGGCCAATACCGGCTTCGTCTCGCTGGCCGACGGCGGGCAGGGCTGGTTCATCATCTCGCTGGTCATCGTCACGTCCGTGGCGGTCTGGGCCCAGCCCCAGATGATCCAGCGCCATTTCGCCCTCAACTCCGCCCGGCAGGTCAACCGCATCACGCCGCTGGCCATGCTGGTGCTGACCGTGCTGGTGGGCGGCGCCTACTATGTGGCCAGCCTGGCCCGCCTGTTCATGCCCGAGGTGGCCTCGCCCGATGACGTCATGCCCGCCCTGGTCAAGATGCTGCTGCCCGACATCGGCCTGCAGCTCTTCGTGCTGGCCATCGTCTCGGCCTCCCTGTCCACGGCCACGGCCATCTTCCACATCGCCGTGGCGGCCATCGCCGAAGACCTGCCGGGCCGCAAGACCTCGCGCGGCATGTGGGTCGCGGGCATCGTCTTCTGCGTGCTGCTCAGCGGCGGCTGTGCCCAGATCAAGGGGCAGATCATCGCCATGCTCTGCACCACCAGCTGGAGCATCGTGGGCTCCACGGTGCTGGTGGCCTATGTGGCCCTGGTGCGCTTCGGCAAGCGCAGCGGCCTGGCCGCCTGGTGCAGCTGCTGTGCGGGCTTCGTGAGCTGCATGCTCTGGTACCTCATGACGCACCCGCAGTTCGCCATCCTGCCCATGCCCTGGCCCTCGCTGGCCACGGTGCCGCCCTTTTTCGTGGGCTTCGCCTTCTCGCTGGCCGGCTGGGGGCTCGGCTGGGCCCTGGACGGCGAAGGCCGCCGGAATTCCTCTTTCTGGCCCGCGGGCATGAAGCCCGGGATGTAG